The Vibrio sp. SNU_ST1 genome has a segment encoding these proteins:
- a CDS encoding DUF2989 domain-containing protein: MKWLVLSLLPFTLVGCFDGNKNTAQLCESNPWLQCEKLNMNDGQCRVTRTDLVWHRFEAKETPSDTNKIKEFELVSAYKKCLELAAQIETIDQSKLQERRFTSLMNSIEESERIVDELSRSNTPETLYFMWSQTGDTNARRSFLQLEGTEALNTAEMQYALATFYTTRDHEKTLKLLNNALTLSNGSKVNTEIFKSMASINHSLGHMEKAYVWAMVAKNFDVPIASEAELTVLYRFDESTYEQLNQDADNIVEAIEDEVYSSSIVPRY; the protein is encoded by the coding sequence ATGAAATGGTTGGTACTAAGCCTATTGCCTTTCACTCTGGTTGGGTGCTTTGACGGGAACAAAAATACCGCTCAATTGTGCGAAAGCAACCCGTGGCTTCAGTGTGAAAAATTAAATATGAACGACGGACAGTGCCGTGTCACACGTACCGACCTCGTCTGGCATCGATTTGAAGCAAAAGAAACCCCCAGCGATACCAATAAGATTAAAGAATTCGAATTAGTCTCTGCTTACAAAAAGTGTCTAGAGCTTGCTGCACAGATCGAAACGATTGATCAATCCAAACTTCAAGAACGTCGCTTCACCTCCTTAATGAATAGTATCGAAGAGTCTGAACGTATTGTTGATGAACTCTCGCGATCAAATACCCCGGAAACGCTTTATTTTATGTGGTCACAAACTGGGGATACCAACGCAAGACGCAGTTTCCTGCAGTTAGAAGGGACAGAAGCATTAAACACAGCAGAGATGCAATATGCGCTAGCCACTTTTTATACCACCCGTGACCATGAAAAGACGCTTAAGCTACTCAACAATGCGTTAACGCTTTCTAATGGTTCGAAGGTCAACACCGAGATCTTCAAATCGATGGCGAGTATCAACCACAGCCTTGGTCATATGGAAAAAGCATACGTCTGGGCAATGGTTGCCAAAAACTTTGATGTGCCTATTGCTTCGGAAGCAGAACTTACCGTGTTGTACCGTTTCGATGAGTCAACATACGAACAACTGAATCAAGACGCGGACAATATAGTAGAAGCTATTGAAGATGAGGTTTACAGCTCTTCAATCGTCCCTCGTTACTGA
- a CDS encoding YeaC family protein: MDAEQLLSAMTPEVYERLNYAVETGKWPEGTALSKEQRDSCMQAVMLYQSKHNSEAQHMTIAAGGEISFKSKSELKKQFKSDQEDIVRVNPNH, from the coding sequence ATGGATGCAGAACAACTTCTTAGCGCAATGACCCCCGAGGTCTACGAACGTTTAAACTACGCAGTTGAAACGGGGAAATGGCCAGAAGGTACGGCACTCTCTAAAGAACAGCGCGACTCGTGTATGCAGGCGGTTATGTTGTATCAATCGAAACATAACTCTGAAGCTCAACATATGACAATTGCAGCCGGCGGAGAAATTAGCTTTAAATCAAAGTCTGAACTAAAGAAGCAGTTTAAGTCCGACCAAGAAGATATTGTTAGAGTTAATCCTAATCATTAG